In Kineococcus sp. NBC_00420, a single genomic region encodes these proteins:
- a CDS encoding GtrA family protein — translation MSRNDQGLVRRLRDTYEVLAREAAKFGIVGGVAFVTDFGVFNLLRYAGADGVGVLHAKPLTANVISTVLSILVAWLGNRYWTFRHRRRASAPRELVLFFVMNGVGLLISLVCLAFTYYVLDLRGPVASNVSAKIVGVALGTLFRWWAYRRFVFVEELGEEGWEAHPQQHAGSASAQVDDVSRREARPGAV, via the coding sequence GTGAGCAGGAACGACCAGGGGCTGGTGCGCCGTCTGCGCGACACCTACGAGGTGCTGGCGCGCGAGGCCGCGAAGTTCGGCATCGTCGGCGGGGTCGCCTTCGTCACCGACTTCGGGGTGTTCAACCTCCTCCGCTACGCGGGTGCCGACGGCGTCGGCGTCCTGCACGCGAAACCGCTGACGGCCAACGTCATCTCGACCGTCCTGAGCATCCTGGTCGCCTGGCTGGGCAACCGGTACTGGACGTTCCGGCACCGCCGCCGGGCCTCGGCCCCGCGGGAGCTGGTGCTGTTCTTCGTGATGAATGGCGTCGGTCTGCTCATCTCCCTGGTCTGCCTGGCCTTCACGTACTACGTCCTCGACCTGCGCGGTCCGGTCGCCTCCAACGTGTCCGCCAAGATCGTCGGGGTCGCGCTGGGGACGTTGTTCCGCTGGTGGGCCTACCGCCGCTTCGTCTTCGTCGAGGAGCTCGGCGAGGAGGGCTGGGAGGCCCACCCGCAGCAGCACGCGGGGTCAGCGTCGGCGCAGGTGGACGACGTCAGCCGCCGAGAGGCTCGTCCGGGCGCCGTCTGA
- a CDS encoding biotin--[acetyl-CoA-carboxylase] ligase: MDTPWTDLDRPPLRALPLRRALVGDGLWSRLDLVATTGSTNADLLADTDAPDGAVLVADHQAAGRGRLGRVWSAPPRSGLAVSVLLRPRRPVADWSLLPLVTGLAVVDAMQALGVSARLKWPNDVLVEGPDRPGKVCGILAEVRGERVVLGAGINVSLRTDELPVDTATSLVLAGARSHDRDTVLRRYLRALRTRVDAWAAGESPLGDYRALSATIGQDVRAHLPDGSALEALAVDVDDDGRLVVEGSDGARTSLSAADVVHLRRR, from the coding sequence GTGGACACGCCGTGGACCGACCTGGACCGACCTCCGCTGCGGGCGCTGCCGCTGCGGCGAGCCCTGGTGGGGGACGGGCTCTGGAGCCGTCTCGACCTCGTCGCCACCACCGGCTCCACCAACGCCGACCTGCTCGCCGACACCGACGCGCCCGACGGGGCCGTCCTGGTCGCCGACCACCAGGCCGCCGGGCGCGGGCGCCTGGGCCGGGTGTGGTCGGCACCGCCGCGTTCCGGCCTGGCCGTCTCGGTGCTGCTGCGCCCGCGACGTCCCGTCGCGGACTGGTCGCTGCTGCCGCTCGTCACGGGCCTCGCCGTCGTCGACGCGATGCAGGCCCTCGGGGTGAGCGCCCGGCTGAAGTGGCCCAACGACGTCCTCGTCGAGGGTCCCGACCGGCCGGGGAAGGTCTGCGGGATCCTCGCCGAGGTCCGGGGGGAGCGCGTCGTGCTCGGGGCCGGGATCAACGTCTCGCTGCGCACCGACGAACTGCCCGTCGACACCGCGACGTCGCTGGTGCTGGCCGGGGCGCGCAGCCACGACCGCGACACCGTCCTGCGGCGCTACCTGCGGGCGCTGCGCACCCGCGTCGACGCGTGGGCCGCGGGGGAGTCACCGCTGGGCGACTACCGCGCGCTGAGCGCGACCATCGGCCAGGACGTGCGGGCCCACCTGCCCGACGGATCGGCGCTGGAGGCCCTCGCCGTCGACGTCGACGACGACGGACGGCTGGTCGTGGAGGGGTCAGACGGCGCCCGGACGAGCCTCTCGGCGGCTGACGTCGTCCACCTGCGCCGACGCTGA
- a CDS encoding acetyl/propionyl/methylcrotonyl-CoA carboxylase subunit alpha, which produces MTSPEPSTESSTTAVRVTGPVTKVLVANRGEIAVRVVRAARDAGLQSVAVYSEGDRDALHVRMADEAYSLGGTSAKETYLDGAKLVEVAVRSGADAVHPGYGFLSENAGFAQQVMDAGLTWIGPPPSAIEALGDKVSARHLAARAGAPLVAGTPDPVNGPEEVIAFADEHGLPIAIKAAFGGGGRGLKVARDRDKIAELFASAVREAEAAFGRGECFVERYLDRPRHVETQVLADAHGGAVVVSTRDCSLQRRHQKLVEEAPAPFLSAEQDAELRRASLAIVREAGYVGAGTVEFLVAADGTLAFLEVNTRLQVEHPVTEEISGLDLVVEQFRIARGEHLGYSEVATRGHSLEFRINGEDPTANFLPRPGKLTRFSIPSGPGVRVDTGIDPRAVAVNGGVEISQDFDSLLAKLIVTGATREQALARAARALGEFAVEGVPTVIPFHRAVVADPAFAATKSEDFTIHTRWIETDFDASTLPGAGALEAGGDGAQHRETIVVEVAGKRLEVSFPVEQFNAQLSRAGQEISRAGVATGAAVARAYRSATHRGGKGKTKAVGGSAQTPNALVAPMQGTIVKIEVAEGDVVVEGQLVAVLEAMKMEQPLLAHRAGTITGLTAAQGDTTTTGTVLCEILDA; this is translated from the coding sequence ATGACCTCCCCCGAACCGTCCACCGAGTCGTCGACGACTGCGGTACGGGTGACGGGTCCGGTCACCAAGGTCCTCGTCGCCAACCGGGGCGAGATCGCGGTGCGCGTGGTGCGCGCCGCCCGCGACGCGGGTCTGCAGTCGGTCGCCGTGTACTCCGAGGGGGACCGCGACGCGCTGCACGTCCGGATGGCCGACGAGGCGTACTCCCTGGGCGGGACCAGCGCCAAGGAGACCTACCTCGACGGGGCCAAGCTCGTCGAGGTCGCGGTGCGCTCCGGCGCCGACGCCGTCCACCCGGGCTACGGGTTCCTCTCCGAGAACGCTGGGTTCGCCCAGCAGGTCATGGACGCCGGGCTCACCTGGATCGGCCCGCCGCCCAGCGCGATCGAGGCCCTCGGCGACAAGGTCTCGGCCCGTCACCTGGCCGCCCGCGCCGGGGCCCCGCTGGTCGCCGGCACCCCGGACCCGGTGAACGGACCCGAGGAGGTCATCGCCTTCGCCGACGAGCACGGTCTGCCGATCGCAATCAAGGCCGCCTTCGGCGGCGGCGGCCGCGGGCTGAAGGTCGCCCGCGACCGCGACAAGATCGCCGAGCTGTTCGCTTCCGCCGTCCGCGAGGCCGAGGCCGCCTTCGGCCGGGGCGAGTGCTTCGTCGAGCGCTACCTCGACCGTCCCCGCCACGTCGAGACCCAGGTCCTGGCCGACGCCCACGGCGGTGCGGTCGTGGTGTCCACGCGCGACTGCTCGCTGCAGCGCCGCCACCAGAAGCTCGTCGAGGAGGCGCCCGCGCCGTTCCTCAGCGCCGAGCAGGACGCCGAGCTCCGCCGCGCGTCGCTGGCGATCGTGCGCGAGGCCGGCTACGTCGGGGCGGGGACCGTCGAGTTCCTCGTCGCGGCCGACGGGACGCTGGCCTTCCTCGAGGTCAACACCCGCCTGCAGGTGGAACACCCCGTCACCGAGGAGATCAGCGGTCTCGACCTCGTGGTCGAGCAGTTCCGCATCGCCCGCGGCGAGCACCTGGGCTACTCCGAGGTCGCCACCCGGGGCCACTCCCTGGAGTTCCGCATCAACGGCGAGGACCCGACGGCGAACTTCCTGCCCCGTCCGGGGAAGCTCACGCGGTTCTCCATCCCCTCCGGTCCCGGGGTCCGCGTCGACACCGGGATCGACCCCCGGGCCGTGGCCGTCAACGGCGGCGTCGAGATCTCCCAGGACTTCGACTCCCTGCTGGCGAAGCTCATCGTGACCGGCGCGACCCGCGAGCAGGCCCTGGCCCGGGCGGCCCGCGCCCTGGGCGAGTTCGCCGTCGAGGGGGTTCCGACGGTCATCCCCTTCCACCGCGCGGTCGTGGCCGACCCCGCCTTCGCGGCCACGAAGAGCGAGGACTTCACGATCCACACCCGCTGGATCGAGACCGACTTCGACGCCTCGACCCTGCCGGGTGCCGGTGCGCTGGAGGCCGGTGGGGACGGTGCGCAGCACCGCGAGACGATCGTCGTCGAGGTCGCCGGGAAGCGCCTCGAGGTGTCCTTCCCCGTCGAGCAGTTCAACGCGCAGCTCTCCCGCGCCGGTCAGGAGATCTCCCGGGCCGGGGTGGCGACGGGGGCCGCCGTGGCCCGCGCCTACCGTTCCGCGACGCACCGCGGGGGCAAGGGCAAGACCAAGGCCGTCGGTGGTTCGGCGCAGACCCCGAACGCGTTGGTCGCCCCCATGCAGGGGACCATCGTCAAGATCGAGGTCGCCGAGGGTGACGTCGTCGTCGAGGGCCAGCTCGTCGCGGTCCTCGAGGCCATGAAGATGGAACAGCCGCTGCTGGCCCACAGGGCCGGGACGATCACCGGCCTGACCGCCGCCCAGGGCGACACGACGACCACCGGTACCGTGCTCTGCGAGATCCTCGACGCGTGA
- a CDS encoding iron-siderophore ABC transporter substrate-binding protein, whose translation MRPSRRALLATAPLAALVTACGSAESTQDPGSTPAGTGSADNAAFPVTIEHALGSTTIEATPTRIVCLGWGSQDALWALGLQPVGVPEVTYGGLEDGTYPWWEGHFDAAQTEFLPNPTSGEVPFEQITALAPDLVLAVYSGITAEDWTTLSRIAPTVAYPDQPWLTTWQDQATLIGRAVGRTEEAATLVADTEDDLANSAAAHPALRGRTITYVSADPGTLYVYLPGDPRVDMLHELGLVDSPGVLALAEQEQTFYAEVAKERVRDVDSDLVIGYGMPREELRADPVYATMPAVAADAVAWLEDQSLVSATSATVLNIPWQLERLLPLLDAAAANARG comes from the coding sequence GTGCGCCCCAGTCGCCGAGCCCTGCTCGCCACCGCTCCCCTCGCCGCCCTCGTGACCGCCTGCGGCAGTGCGGAATCGACCCAGGACCCGGGCAGCACCCCGGCGGGCACCGGCAGTGCCGACAACGCGGCCTTCCCGGTGACGATCGAGCACGCCCTCGGCTCGACGACGATCGAGGCCACCCCGACCCGGATCGTCTGCCTCGGCTGGGGCTCGCAGGACGCGCTGTGGGCGCTGGGGCTGCAACCGGTGGGCGTCCCCGAGGTCACCTACGGCGGACTCGAGGACGGCACCTACCCCTGGTGGGAGGGCCACTTCGACGCCGCGCAGACCGAGTTCCTGCCCAACCCCACCTCGGGCGAGGTCCCCTTCGAGCAGATCACCGCCCTGGCCCCCGACCTGGTCCTCGCGGTGTACTCCGGGATCACGGCCGAGGACTGGACCACCCTCAGCAGGATCGCTCCCACGGTCGCCTACCCCGACCAGCCGTGGCTGACGACCTGGCAGGACCAGGCCACCCTCATCGGCCGGGCCGTCGGCAGGACGGAGGAGGCGGCGACCCTGGTCGCGGACACCGAGGACGACCTCGCGAACAGCGCTGCCGCACACCCTGCGCTGCGGGGCAGGACGATCACCTACGTCTCGGCCGACCCGGGCACCCTCTACGTCTACCTCCCGGGTGACCCGCGCGTCGACATGCTGCACGAGCTCGGCCTGGTCGACTCCCCGGGCGTGCTGGCGCTGGCCGAGCAGGAGCAGACGTTCTACGCCGAGGTCGCCAAGGAACGCGTGCGCGACGTCGACTCCGACCTCGTCATCGGCTACGGCATGCCCCGCGAGGAGCTCCGGGCGGACCCGGTCTACGCGACGATGCCGGCCGTCGCCGCCGACGCCGTCGCCTGGCTCGAGGACCAGTCGCTGGTCAGCGCGACGTCGGCGACGGTGCTGAACATCCCGTGGCAGCTGGAACGCCTGCTGCCGTTGCTGGACGCGGCCGCCGCGAACGCGCGGGGGTGA
- a CDS encoding Maf family protein yields MTSLLLASASPARLATLRSAGIDPQVIVSGVDEPAVVAHYGVTDAEDVCLVLAKAKAEDVAGHDDVAEDALVLGCDSVLAFDGQVLGKPSDAADASARWQAMRGRSGVLHTGHWLIDTRDPDAGGSGATIGGVASVTVHFADVSDAEIEAYVATGEPLLVAGAFTLDGLGGAFVRGVEGDPHAVVGVSLPLLRDLAREAGVRWTDLWAPRG; encoded by the coding sequence GTGACGTCGCTGCTCCTCGCCTCCGCCTCGCCCGCCCGGCTGGCCACCCTCCGCTCCGCCGGGATCGACCCGCAGGTCATCGTGTCGGGGGTCGACGAACCCGCGGTGGTCGCGCACTACGGCGTCACCGACGCCGAGGACGTCTGCCTGGTCCTGGCCAAGGCGAAGGCCGAGGACGTCGCCGGGCACGACGACGTCGCCGAGGACGCCCTGGTCCTGGGCTGCGACTCCGTCCTCGCCTTCGACGGTCAGGTCCTCGGCAAGCCGAGCGACGCCGCCGACGCGAGCGCCCGCTGGCAGGCCATGCGGGGTCGCAGCGGGGTGCTGCACACGGGTCACTGGCTGATCGACACCCGGGACCCCGACGCGGGTGGCTCCGGCGCGACCATCGGCGGCGTCGCCAGCGTGACGGTGCACTTCGCCGACGTCTCCGACGCCGAGATCGAGGCCTACGTCGCGACGGGTGAACCGCTGCTCGTCGCGGGTGCCTTCACCCTCGACGGCCTCGGTGGGGCGTTCGTCCGTGGGGTCGAGGGCGACCCGCACGCCGTCGTGGGGGTGTCGCTGCCGCTGCTGCGCGACCTCGCGCGGGAGGCGGGCGTCCGGTGGACCGACTTGTGGGCGCCGCGCGGGTAG
- a CDS encoding DUF885 domain-containing protein, with translation MQRAGRPATAVDAVAEGHLETVLRLQPTFALTLGVPDPAPGLGDRSPAGLEQVAALNRSTLAELAATPVVDEVDRVTVAAMNDRLGLEVALHDAGETLGDLNVIASPVQDLRMVFDLLPTESAADWQVVGERLAAVPDAITGYVESLRAAAATGRVAAVRQVRACIAEAGSYAAPDGFFATFPAGHGAAVERAGELAARAYAGLADVLREELLPQAPSVDAIGRERYGLWSRYHVGATIDLDETYAWGLEEVARLRSEMADVARRITGSRDVAAAAAALDADPALVVEGAANFRAWMQDRSDETIDAVQGRHFDIPAEILRLECRIAPTTSGGIYYTGPSEDFTRPGRMWWAVPTGQTTFSTWREATTVHHEGVPGHHLQVGQTAVNSAVLNRWRRQACWISGHGEGWALYAERLMQDLGFLRSPGEVLGMLDGQLLRAGRVVLDIGIHCGLPAPAEVGGGEWTYEKAWAFLQSVSGNHADVLRFELDRYLGWPGQAPSYKVGERLWTALRDDVAAHDGDSFDLRTFHHRALDVGSVGLDVLRSALLPA, from the coding sequence GTGCAGAGAGCCGGACGCCCCGCCACCGCCGTCGACGCGGTCGCCGAGGGGCACCTCGAGACGGTGCTGCGCCTGCAGCCGACGTTCGCCCTCACGCTGGGGGTGCCCGATCCCGCCCCCGGTCTCGGTGACCGTTCCCCGGCCGGTCTGGAGCAGGTCGCGGCGCTGAACCGCTCGACGCTCGCCGAGCTGGCCGCCACCCCGGTCGTGGACGAGGTCGACCGCGTCACGGTGGCCGCGATGAACGACCGGCTCGGGCTCGAGGTGGCCCTGCACGACGCGGGCGAGACCCTCGGCGACCTCAACGTCATCGCCTCCCCCGTCCAGGACCTGCGGATGGTCTTCGACCTGCTGCCGACGGAGTCCGCCGCCGACTGGCAGGTCGTCGGTGAGCGCCTGGCGGCCGTCCCCGACGCGATCACCGGCTACGTGGAGAGCCTGCGCGCGGCCGCGGCGACCGGACGGGTCGCCGCGGTCCGCCAGGTGCGGGCCTGCATCGCCGAGGCCGGGTCCTACGCCGCCCCGGACGGGTTCTTCGCCACGTTCCCCGCGGGCCACGGCGCCGCCGTCGAGCGCGCCGGGGAGCTGGCCGCGCGGGCCTACGCGGGGCTGGCCGACGTCCTGCGCGAAGAACTCCTGCCCCAGGCGCCGAGCGTCGACGCGATCGGCCGCGAGCGGTACGGGTTGTGGTCGCGCTACCACGTCGGCGCCACCATCGACCTCGACGAGACCTACGCGTGGGGCCTGGAGGAGGTCGCCCGGTTGCGCTCGGAGATGGCCGACGTGGCCCGGCGCATCACCGGTTCCCGCGACGTCGCGGCCGCCGCGGCCGCGCTCGACGCCGACCCCGCCCTGGTGGTGGAGGGGGCCGCGAACTTCCGCGCGTGGATGCAGGACCGCTCCGACGAGACCATCGACGCCGTGCAGGGCAGGCACTTCGACATCCCGGCCGAGATCCTCCGCCTCGAGTGCCGGATCGCGCCCACGACGAGCGGCGGGATCTACTACACCGGCCCCAGCGAGGACTTCACCCGCCCGGGCCGGATGTGGTGGGCCGTCCCGACGGGCCAGACGACGTTCTCGACGTGGCGCGAGGCGACGACCGTGCACCACGAGGGCGTTCCCGGCCACCACCTGCAGGTCGGCCAGACGGCCGTGAACTCCGCGGTCCTGAACCGCTGGCGCCGGCAGGCCTGCTGGATCTCCGGGCACGGCGAGGGCTGGGCCCTCTACGCCGAACGGCTGATGCAGGACCTGGGGTTCCTGCGCTCCCCGGGCGAGGTCCTCGGGATGCTCGACGGGCAGTTGCTGCGCGCGGGCCGCGTGGTGCTCGACATCGGGATCCACTGCGGCCTGCCCGCGCCCGCCGAGGTCGGTGGCGGCGAGTGGACCTACGAGAAGGCGTGGGCGTTCCTGCAGTCGGTGTCCGGCAACCACGCCGACGTCCTGCGCTTCGAGCTCGACCGCTACCTCGGCTGGCCCGGTCAGGCCCCGAGCTACAAGGTCGGCGAGCGCCTCTGGACGGCCCTGCGCGACGACGTCGCCGCCCACGACGGTGACTCGTTCGACCTGCGCACCTTCCACCACCGGGCCCTCGACGTCGGCTCGGTCGGCCTCGACGTCCTGCGCTCCGCCCTGCTCCCCGCCTGA